In Aciduliprofundum sp. MAR08-339, a single window of DNA contains:
- the uppS gene encoding polyprenyl diphosphate synthase, which translates to MDFTQGLVETAYKAYEKKLLKIVKEGKIPGHVGIIMDGNRRFAKELGMKPSDGHMKGRDKLEEVIDWCREVGIKILTVYAFSTENFSRSREEVLELMRLFVENLKRAADDERVHENGIRIRVIGQREILPEDLQRAIDYAEERTKNYDKFFFNIAIAYGGREEIVKAIKEIAQEVKEGKLKIEDIDENEVRKHLYTAELPDPDLILRTSGEERISNFLLWQSAYSEFYFADIYWPTFRKIDFLRAIRDYQLRQRRFGR; encoded by the coding sequence ATGGATTTTACCCAAGGACTAGTGGAAACTGCCTACAAGGCGTACGAGAAGAAACTTTTGAAGATTGTGAAGGAGGGAAAGATTCCAGGGCATGTGGGTATAATTATGGATGGAAATCGTCGGTTTGCAAAGGAGCTGGGTATGAAACCCTCGGATGGGCATATGAAGGGTCGCGATAAATTGGAGGAGGTAATTGACTGGTGCAGGGAAGTTGGCATAAAAATACTCACCGTTTATGCCTTCTCCACAGAGAATTTCAGCAGAAGCCGTGAGGAAGTGCTTGAATTGATGCGCCTTTTTGTTGAGAATCTGAAGAGGGCGGCTGATGACGAGCGGGTGCATGAAAACGGGATAAGGATAAGGGTCATTGGGCAGAGGGAGATCCTTCCAGAGGATCTTCAAAGGGCCATAGATTACGCAGAGGAGAGAACGAAAAATTATGATAAGTTCTTTTTCAACATAGCCATTGCCTACGGTGGAAGGGAGGAAATAGTGAAGGCCATAAAGGAGATTGCCCAGGAGGTAAAGGAGGGCAAACTTAAAATTGAGGATATTGACGAAAACGAGGTCAGAAAGCACCTGTACACTGCAGAACTACCGGATCCTGACCTGATACTTCGCACATCTGGCGAGGAGAGAATAAGCAATTTTCTACTTTGGCAGAGCGCCTACAGTGAGTTTTACTTCGCTGACATATACTGGCCCACGTTTCGTAAGATTGACTTTCTCAGGGCTATAAGGGACTACCAGTTGAGGCAGAGGCGGTTTGGAAGGTGA
- a CDS encoding HU family DNA-binding protein produces the protein MVGISELAKTVAKKTGVSQKQARAVIRAFVDEVVEQVNNGNKVNLVGFGIFERRVQKARKARNPRTKEVINVPEKKKFVFRASSKIKYL, from the coding sequence ATGGTAGGAATTAGCGAGTTGGCAAAAACTGTTGCCAAGAAGACTGGAGTGAGCCAGAAGCAGGCAAGAGCAGTGATAAGGGCCTTTGTTGATGAGGTCGTCGAGCAGGTAAACAATGGAAACAAGGTAAATCTCGTGGGATTTGGGATATTTGAGCGCCGTGTACAGAAGGCAAGGAAGGCAAGAAATCCGCGCACAAAGGAAGTTATTAACGTTCCTGAGAAGAAGAAATTTGTGTTCAGGGCATCCAGCAAGATAAAGTACCTCTAA
- a CDS encoding metallophosphoesterase, translating to MKVDRDRAIYLEDINSLVIADLHIGYEDELRERGIIVPSIWRSMKRRIITLMERYGAEQLIILGDVKHSILRTPRELSMFFQDLPYAITAVKGNHDGGIEDMVDFEIKPATGFRMGKYGFIHGHSWPGEGVMTADILFMGHIHPEMEFFDSVSKSTKMPCLLRGNLSDRGVEKYGKNVKIVVLPAFNPLVGAAIGKPIGPLFRNKLVGEMEVYLLNGTYLGKYNMNQP from the coding sequence ATGAAAGTGGATAGAGATCGTGCCATCTATCTTGAAGATATAAATTCCCTGGTCATTGCGGATCTTCACATAGGCTACGAGGATGAACTTCGTGAGAGGGGAATAATCGTGCCCTCAATCTGGAGGAGTATGAAAAGAAGAATAATTACCTTGATGGAGCGCTATGGTGCGGAGCAACTAATAATATTGGGTGATGTGAAACACAGTATTTTACGCACTCCTCGGGAATTGAGTATGTTTTTTCAGGATCTTCCATACGCTATAACGGCGGTTAAGGGCAATCATGATGGGGGCATAGAGGATATGGTTGATTTTGAAATTAAACCTGCAACGGGATTTCGTATGGGTAAATACGGATTCATACATGGACACTCTTGGCCAGGAGAGGGTGTTATGACAGCAGACATCCTCTTCATGGGACATATTCATCCGGAGATGGAATTTTTTGATTCTGTAAGCAAATCCACCAAGATGCCATGCCTGTTGCGTGGAAATTTAAGTGATAGGGGCGTGGAAAAATATGGGAAGAATGTAAAAATAGTTGTGCTTCCAGCCTTCAACCCACTTGTGGGTGCTGCTATCGGTAAACCTATTGGGCCACTTTTTAGAAATAAATTGGTTGGTGAAATGGAGGTATATCTTCTCAATGGCACATATCTGGGAAAATACAATATGAATCAACCTTGA
- a CDS encoding TrkA family potassium uptake protein has product MVSSFHLKNRLILFILMVIITILLGSLGYVLIKVFVEHQSASLTNAIYFSVVTISTLGHYPAGVDLQSEVGKWFTIIYLIFGLGVIFGGIQALLGPWIELKVRSAVHGEKLPVPEDAHVIIAGYNDVADIIVEELDLLGIPFVIVDENAPSTYPAVIGKPTEMENLMKANISRARALLAIGSSEINAVTTLTARNMNERLNIIALAENSGVGDILKKSGANFVIRKDEIISSVISHWVNEDLTHKFTGEIFQDTHILEKRIESETTVMEMGKRMKNAIIIGVYRGGELFVNPAPQFILHPGDVVILLKGVSG; this is encoded by the coding sequence ATGGTTTCATCGTTTCATCTCAAGAACCGCCTGATTCTGTTCATCCTTATGGTTATAATCACAATACTGCTGGGAAGTTTGGGCTATGTGCTCATTAAGGTTTTTGTGGAGCATCAGAGTGCAAGCCTCACCAATGCCATATACTTCAGCGTTGTCACTATATCCACCCTGGGCCATTATCCTGCAGGTGTTGACCTGCAAAGCGAGGTGGGTAAGTGGTTCACCATAATTTACCTGATCTTCGGGCTTGGCGTGATTTTCGGGGGTATTCAGGCTCTTCTTGGTCCTTGGATAGAGTTGAAGGTAAGGAGCGCGGTTCATGGTGAGAAACTGCCTGTTCCTGAAGATGCCCATGTTATAATTGCAGGATACAATGATGTGGCGGATATAATAGTGGAGGAACTGGATTTGCTGGGCATACCATTCGTGATTGTGGATGAAAATGCTCCTTCAACTTACCCTGCTGTGATTGGCAAACCCACGGAAATGGAAAATCTCATGAAAGCCAACATAAGCAGAGCCAGAGCCCTCCTCGCAATAGGGAGCAGCGAGATTAATGCTGTGACCACACTCACTGCTAGAAATATGAATGAGAGGTTGAACATAATAGCCCTTGCCGAAAACTCCGGTGTAGGGGATATACTGAAAAAGAGTGGGGCAAATTTTGTGATAAGAAAGGACGAAATAATAAGTTCCGTTATATCTCACTGGGTAAATGAGGACCTGACCCATAAATTTACTGGGGAGATATTCCAGGACACTCATATTTTGGAAAAAAGGATTGAAAGTGAAACCACTGTGATGGAAATGGGTAAGAGGATGAAGAATGCCATCATAATAGGGGTTTATAGGGGTGGTGAGTTGTTCGTAAATCCCGCCCCCCAGTTCATTCTGCACCCTGGTGATGTGGTTATACTTTTGAAGGGGGTGTCTGGATGA
- a CDS encoding diacylglycerol/polyprenol kinase family protein: protein MGLLAFIGIPIVEDIIAFFITLVAIFALIGINDKLRNSGKLSINVSRKVIHTFAAPIYVFFFPFYSSSWYSPIIASIVPLIFALKFLTIGLGISRDEAFVNTMSRSGDPKELLRGTFYYTLIMIFVSIFWWTHPLALISFSILAFGDGFADIVGRNYGKRKLKVPAGTKTIEGSLLGMFLIGFTLTLLMIFLYGLMGVGVYSSGNLVYTYSIGTVAQWFVPILILSIVASVVELFSPHDVDNIIIPASVIVMGIILIALGLWPGIHTFWEPFWGL from the coding sequence ATGGGTTTGCTTGCTTTCATAGGTATACCGATAGTGGAGGATATAATTGCCTTTTTCATAACCCTCGTGGCAATTTTTGCACTCATAGGCATAAACGACAAACTTAGAAATTCGGGGAAATTGAGCATCAACGTATCCAGAAAGGTTATACACACATTCGCAGCACCGATTTATGTGTTCTTCTTTCCCTTTTACTCTAGCTCATGGTACTCTCCAATCATTGCGTCCATAGTGCCCCTCATTTTCGCTTTGAAATTTTTAACAATTGGGCTGGGAATATCAAGGGATGAGGCCTTTGTCAACACTATGTCCCGTTCTGGAGATCCCAAGGAGTTGCTCAGAGGGACATTCTACTACACCCTGATAATGATTTTCGTCTCCATCTTCTGGTGGACACATCCTCTTGCCCTCATATCCTTCTCTATCCTTGCCTTCGGCGATGGTTTTGCAGATATTGTTGGAAGGAATTACGGGAAGAGAAAGTTGAAGGTGCCCGCAGGAACGAAGACAATCGAGGGTTCCCTGCTTGGAATGTTCCTTATAGGGTTTACCCTAACCCTGCTCATGATTTTCCTTTACGGGTTGATGGGTGTGGGTGTTTACTCCTCTGGGAATCTCGTCTACACGTACAGCATTGGAACTGTGGCCCAGTGGTTTGTGCCCATTTTGATTCTATCCATAGTTGCCTCTGTTGTTGAATTATTCAGCCCCCATGATGTGGATAATATAATCATACCCGCATCTGTGATTGTGATGGGTATAATCTTGATCGCTCTGGGTCTCTGGCCGGGTATACACACCTTCTGGGAACCATTCTGGGGATTGTGA
- a CDS encoding class II glutamine amidotransferase — MCRFVAVLSSEDINLREYFNFLKKQALEGKRAPHRDGFGYWILSKNGEHYYRTTLPAWNFKDALPKGHVAFFHARKRGKTGAPVEIDNVHPFIRGGAVFMHNGTLHIHKHPRAVGDTDTESFFLTLLDHEIEEGLKSIVENEEFTSLNFVMYRGGDLYIFRLAIKAESYYSIFIKENSSEIVISTEEMGAGFRKMRNGEMLIISKDLKVDSYCIFPDMCH, encoded by the coding sequence ATGTGTAGATTCGTGGCTGTACTCTCCAGTGAGGATATCAATTTACGTGAATATTTTAATTTCCTGAAAAAACAGGCCCTTGAGGGAAAGAGGGCACCCCACAGAGATGGTTTCGGATACTGGATACTCTCAAAAAATGGAGAACATTATTACAGAACAACACTGCCCGCATGGAATTTCAAAGATGCTTTACCGAAGGGGCATGTTGCATTTTTTCACGCAAGAAAAAGGGGAAAAACGGGGGCTCCTGTGGAAATTGATAACGTTCACCCTTTCATACGCGGGGGTGCTGTATTCATGCACAATGGAACGCTTCATATCCATAAACATCCGAGAGCTGTAGGAGATACAGACACAGAGAGTTTCTTCCTCACCCTGCTTGACCATGAAATTGAGGAAGGGCTAAAAAGCATAGTGGAAAATGAAGAATTCACATCTCTGAATTTTGTGATGTATAGGGGTGGAGATCTTTACATATTCAGGTTGGCCATAAAAGCGGAGAGTTATTACTCCATATTCATAAAGGAAAATTCAAGTGAAATTGTAATTTCTACCGAGGAGATGGGTGCCGGATTTAGAAAGATGAGAAACGGAGAGATGCTAATAATCTCAAAAGATCTCAAGGTTGATTCATATTGTATTTTCCCAGATATGTGCCATTGA
- a CDS encoding carboxypeptidase M32, with translation MQMVFENEVIKEILEKYRRIWAIGHASSVLGWDMEVNMPKEGIVERSVAEGELAILSQEFLLKPEFVELVNRADSVEGLNEYERGVVRVLKRRIKIESSFPPEFVKELSETTSRATAVWKEAREKNDYDKFAPWLDKIMDLGKRAADYLGYERYPYDALLDLFEEGLTTEDVERMFDVVERRLKPILERILSEGKVPREHPLEKLKYERASMESVNREILKMFGFPLGVRSRIDVSAHPFTTEFGLKDVRITTRYEGVDFRRTILSTVHEFGHALYELQQDERFMFTPIIGGVSLGIHESQSRFWENIVGRSMEFAELIYPVLNENVSGIGDYTPEDIYWYMNIVRLDYIRTEADVVTYNFHILLRFKLEKIMINEGIDAKDLPELWNDEMENLLGIRPKNYAEGILQDIHWAHGTIGYFPTYSIGTMLAAQIAEHMRRDVNIEDSIKNGEFQPIKDWLREKVHRYGSIYPPKELLRRGLGEDFNPEYFIRYVESKYL, from the coding sequence ATTCAAATGGTGTTTGAGAATGAGGTAATAAAGGAAATTCTTGAAAAGTACAGGAGAATATGGGCCATTGGCCATGCATCCTCGGTGCTTGGCTGGGATATGGAGGTTAACATGCCCAAGGAAGGGATTGTGGAAAGGAGTGTTGCTGAGGGAGAACTTGCCATACTGTCCCAGGAGTTTCTTCTCAAACCAGAATTTGTGGAACTTGTGAACCGTGCAGACTCCGTTGAGGGACTAAACGAGTACGAAAGAGGAGTCGTCAGGGTGCTGAAGAGAAGAATAAAGATTGAAAGTTCATTCCCTCCAGAGTTTGTCAAGGAATTGAGTGAGACAACAAGCAGAGCCACTGCCGTGTGGAAGGAGGCTAGGGAGAAGAACGATTATGATAAATTTGCACCCTGGCTCGATAAAATAATGGATCTTGGAAAGAGGGCGGCCGATTATCTTGGTTATGAGAGGTATCCCTATGATGCCCTGCTGGATCTCTTTGAGGAGGGTCTGACCACAGAGGATGTTGAGAGGATGTTTGATGTGGTTGAAAGGAGACTCAAACCCATTCTTGAGAGAATTTTGAGTGAGGGAAAGGTTCCAAGGGAGCATCCACTTGAGAAGTTGAAGTATGAGCGTGCCAGTATGGAGAGTGTGAACAGGGAAATTTTGAAGATGTTTGGATTTCCTCTGGGTGTACGTTCCCGCATAGATGTTTCTGCGCATCCATTTACCACGGAGTTCGGTCTGAAGGATGTGAGAATAACCACAAGGTATGAGGGAGTTGATTTTCGTCGCACGATCCTGAGCACGGTGCACGAGTTTGGCCACGCCCTTTACGAATTGCAGCAGGATGAGCGATTCATGTTCACACCCATAATAGGGGGTGTGTCCCTTGGCATTCACGAATCCCAATCCCGGTTCTGGGAAAACATCGTTGGAAGGAGCATGGAGTTTGCTGAGTTGATTTACCCTGTTCTGAATGAAAATGTGTCGGGTATAGGAGATTACACCCCAGAGGACATTTACTGGTATATGAACATAGTGCGTCTCGATTACATAAGAACGGAGGCGGATGTTGTGACCTACAATTTCCACATACTGCTTCGCTTCAAACTGGAGAAAATAATGATCAATGAGGGCATAGATGCAAAGGATCTACCTGAACTATGGAATGATGAGATGGAGAATCTTCTGGGAATAAGACCAAAGAACTATGCTGAGGGTATACTCCAGGATATACACTGGGCCCACGGCACAATAGGTTATTTCCCCACATACTCAATAGGTACAATGCTGGCGGCCCAGATTGCAGAGCACATGAGAAGGGATGTAAATATAGAGGATTCAATAAAGAATGGTGAGTTCCAGCCCATAAAGGACTGGCTCAGGGAGAAGGTTCACAGGTACGGCTCAATTTATCCGCCAAAGGAACTTTTGAGGAGAGGTCTCGGGGAGGATTTCAATCCGGAGTACTTCATAAGGTACGTTGAATCAAAGTACCTTTGA
- a CDS encoding pyridoxal phosphate-dependent aminotransferase, with protein MFSNRVMGIELSGIRKIFDMAQGEVINLGLGEPDFQPPPEALDAIREAVERGYNKYGPSKGFPELREAIAEKFSKYADITAENVLITVGATEGMLATMLSLIDPGDEVLYPDPGFVLYKPHTIIAGGKPVAYPILQENDFMPTQEDLQERITKKTKAIILNYPNNPTGGIIDEEHIKMVVDIAEDNDLIIISDEVYFNIIYEGAPRTFLGRYDKLIFVNSFSKEFAMTGWRLGYLIAPKEYVEQIGKIHYYSVACPQSPIEYAALTAIRKSKYYSDMMVEKFRRRRDLIYDLLRKMDGVKPNFPRGAFYIFPRIELNADPVEIVKEVVKRGVLCTPGNAFGKIGTQHIRFSYAASEEDIRRGMEIFDSVLEKFR; from the coding sequence ATGTTCTCAAACAGAGTTATGGGCATTGAACTCTCTGGGATAAGAAAGATTTTTGATATGGCCCAGGGAGAGGTCATCAATCTTGGTCTCGGAGAGCCCGACTTTCAGCCACCCCCCGAAGCTCTTGATGCCATAAGGGAAGCGGTGGAGAGAGGTTACAACAAATATGGTCCCTCAAAGGGATTTCCGGAACTTAGAGAGGCTATAGCGGAGAAATTTTCAAAATATGCAGATATAACCGCCGAGAATGTCCTAATAACTGTGGGAGCCACGGAAGGTATGCTGGCAACCATGCTCTCCCTCATAGACCCCGGCGACGAGGTTCTTTATCCGGATCCGGGCTTCGTGCTCTACAAGCCTCATACCATAATTGCCGGAGGAAAACCTGTGGCCTATCCAATTCTGCAGGAAAACGATTTTATGCCCACGCAGGAGGACCTGCAGGAGAGGATAACGAAGAAAACGAAGGCCATAATTCTGAACTATCCAAACAACCCAACGGGAGGAATAATTGACGAGGAGCACATAAAAATGGTGGTAGATATTGCAGAGGATAACGATTTGATAATAATTTCCGATGAGGTTTACTTTAACATAATCTACGAGGGTGCACCCAGAACCTTCCTGGGAAGATACGACAAACTCATTTTTGTAAACTCATTCTCAAAAGAGTTCGCCATGACCGGATGGCGCCTTGGATACCTGATCGCTCCCAAGGAGTATGTGGAGCAGATCGGAAAGATACACTACTACTCCGTGGCATGTCCACAGAGCCCAATTGAGTACGCGGCCCTAACCGCAATCAGAAAGAGCAAGTACTACTCAGATATGATGGTTGAGAAATTCAGAAGAAGAAGGGATCTTATATACGATTTGCTCAGAAAGATGGATGGTGTGAAACCCAATTTCCCACGGGGAGCATTTTACATATTCCCCAGGATAGAACTTAACGCCGACCCGGTGGAGATAGTGAAAGAGGTTGTGAAAAGAGGTGTGCTGTGCACCCCTGGAAACGCATTCGGAAAGATTGGCACACAGCACATTCGCTTCTCCTACGCGGCAAGCGAGGAAGATATAAGAAGGGGTATGGAAATATTTGACTCGGTGCTCGAAAAGTTCAGATGA
- a CDS encoding TrkA family potassium uptake protein: protein MILCGYNDLTRRLGGTIIDVKAEGEGAIKGDPSREEVLLKAGIERERVLIAATESDEKNIYITLLAKKLNPGIKVAVIVSKAENVRKAYQAGADYAVLESEIVGREILRFLLAPRVASFIDRIMISGDLSIVGLNLPDRYSGKKIKDTDIRRKIGIIVGIKRGDKFIKKPGPNEVLRKGDVLIFILQGKEINKIKGIMGQWILPKD, encoded by the coding sequence ATGATACTATGTGGTTACAACGATTTAACCAGGCGACTTGGGGGCACGATTATAGATGTGAAGGCCGAGGGAGAGGGGGCAATAAAGGGAGACCCATCCAGGGAAGAGGTTCTTTTGAAGGCTGGAATAGAGAGGGAAAGGGTGCTCATTGCCGCCACCGAAAGCGATGAGAAAAACATATACATAACGCTGCTTGCAAAGAAACTCAATCCGGGAATAAAGGTAGCGGTCATCGTCAGTAAGGCTGAGAATGTCAGAAAGGCCTATCAGGCAGGTGCTGATTATGCTGTACTTGAGAGTGAGATCGTTGGCAGGGAGATTTTGAGATTCCTTCTCGCCCCTCGTGTGGCCTCTTTCATAGATAGAATAATGATCTCTGGAGATCTGAGTATTGTTGGATTGAATTTGCCCGATAGGTACTCCGGCAAGAAAATAAAAGACACTGATATACGCAGGAAGATTGGAATTATTGTGGGCATAAAGAGAGGGGATAAATTTATAAAGAAACCGGGTCCAAACGAGGTGCTGAGAAAGGGTGATGTGCTCATATTCATCCTTCAGGGAAAAGAAATAAATAAAATAAAGGGAATAATGGGACAATGGATTTTACCCAAGGACTAG
- a CDS encoding ribonuclease P protein component 4, with protein sequence MNQRKKYMQRIARERIKILYELAQNEAMNGDEELARRYVDHILNLSRKYNVRLPGYMKMRICKKCHSFLLPGKTAQVRLKKGKVVIKCLKCGTYKRYPYR encoded by the coding sequence GTGAATCAAAGGAAAAAATACATGCAGCGAATTGCAAGGGAAAGAATAAAAATTCTTTACGAACTGGCACAGAATGAGGCCATGAATGGTGATGAAGAACTTGCCAGAAGGTATGTGGATCATATTTTGAATTTATCTCGTAAGTACAATGTGCGCCTTCCAGGGTATATGAAAATGAGGATTTGCAAAAAATGCCACAGTTTTCTGCTACCCGGAAAAACGGCGCAGGTCAGACTTAAAAAGGGAAAGGTTGTGATAAAATGTCTCAAATGCGGAACGTACAAAAGATATCCATATAGATGA
- a CDS encoding isopentenyl phosphate kinase, producing MPTLPLPGLTVIKLGGSVLTDKSRPYSLMEERIREIGKELGEVFERMIIVHGVGSLGHPPVKEYHLYRGYESGEDLVNLAHTQSLVFILRTRLADALRNQGIPAMIFLPSSVIVAENEKIKEFYSESIEKFLDLGMVPLIGGDMVYDEVRGFSVCSGDTIALHLAARLNAKRLIFVSDVNGIYTEDPKTNENARLIREISLDDIQNRAQVSGSAGIDVTSGMKGKIEKLKSYAHLLKDTEIVFLSMMNYGNLIGYALGESAEFTRVKIKK from the coding sequence ATGCCCACCCTCCCTCTTCCAGGTCTCACTGTGATAAAACTCGGCGGCTCGGTACTCACAGATAAGTCCCGACCATATTCTTTGATGGAAGAGAGAATTAGGGAAATTGGGAAGGAACTTGGAGAGGTTTTTGAGAGGATGATAATAGTGCATGGTGTGGGCTCTTTAGGTCATCCTCCGGTTAAGGAGTACCACCTTTACAGGGGTTACGAAAGTGGGGAGGATCTGGTAAATCTTGCCCATACCCAGTCCCTCGTTTTTATTTTGAGAACCAGACTGGCAGATGCACTTAGGAACCAGGGCATACCGGCCATGATATTCCTTCCCAGCAGCGTTATTGTTGCTGAAAATGAAAAAATAAAGGAATTTTACAGCGAATCCATTGAGAAATTTTTGGATCTTGGTATGGTTCCCCTCATCGGAGGGGATATGGTCTACGACGAGGTCAGAGGTTTCTCTGTTTGTTCGGGAGACACCATCGCTCTGCATCTGGCAGCACGGTTAAATGCAAAACGCCTGATCTTTGTCTCCGATGTGAATGGAATTTACACGGAGGATCCGAAGACCAACGAGAATGCCCGATTGATAAGGGAGATAAGTTTAGATGATATACAGAACAGAGCCCAAGTATCCGGTTCTGCTGGGATAGATGTAACCTCGGGTATGAAGGGTAAAATTGAAAAACTGAAGAGTTATGCGCATCTCCTAAAAGATACGGAGATAGTATTTCTATCAATGATGAATTACGGAAATTTAATAGGATATGCGCTTGGTGAGAGTGCAGAATTTACAAGGGTGAAAATAAAAAAATAG
- a CDS encoding 2,5-diamino-6-(ribosylamino)-4(3H)-pyrimidinone 5'-phosphate reductase: MRPRVIVNAAMSVDGKIALVGGRRIKISDEEDFRRVHHLRASVDAILVGINTIIKDDPKLTVKEKFVPDAKNPVRIVLDSKLRIPENARVLNDMAPTIIATTKDAPPRDLNAEIIRCGYNLVDLHCLMEELWKREIGSVMVEGGSTVISSFLREGLVDELNVFVGSMIIGGDAPTLVSGKGARFAEETIKLKLLECKPLGYGVLLRYGVNYESG, translated from the coding sequence ATGCGTCCCAGAGTAATTGTAAATGCAGCCATGAGTGTTGATGGCAAGATAGCCCTTGTTGGGGGAAGGAGAATAAAGATAAGCGATGAGGAAGATTTCAGACGAGTTCATCATCTTCGTGCCTCTGTGGATGCCATTCTCGTGGGAATAAACACGATAATCAAAGATGACCCAAAACTCACAGTCAAGGAGAAATTTGTGCCAGATGCTAAAAATCCCGTGCGCATTGTTCTTGATTCAAAGTTGCGTATTCCTGAGAATGCGAGGGTTTTAAATGATATGGCACCCACAATAATCGCCACCACAAAGGATGCACCACCAAGAGATTTGAACGCCGAGATAATAAGATGTGGATACAATCTTGTGGATCTGCATTGCCTCATGGAGGAACTCTGGAAAAGGGAAATAGGGAGTGTGATGGTTGAGGGAGGAAGCACGGTGATTTCCTCATTTCTGAGAGAGGGGCTTGTTGATGAACTCAACGTATTTGTCGGCTCCATGATCATAGGAGGAGACGCACCCACCCTTGTCTCAGGAAAGGGTGCCAGGTTTGCAGAGGAAACAATTAAATTGAAACTGCTGGAATGCAAACCCCTTGGATATGGGGTTCTCTTGCGTTATGGTGTGAATTATGAAAGTGGATAG
- the rph gene encoding ribonuclease PH, whose translation MRTRKFDEIRPVEIVPNFQKKPYGSALIRQGDTVVLCSAQVIESVPDWLKAQNSGWLTAEYSMLPGSSDTRIFRDRGHVNGRSKEIERIIGRTLRAAVDLTKLGPRTIWIDCDVIQADGGTRTASITCGFVALSLAVRRLMMEGKIAENPIIHKVAAISAGIVEGKPMLDLAYEEDSKADVDLNVAMNEDGKYIEIQGTSERRALSRDELNVLLDLAEKGIKELFKKQEEALNV comes from the coding sequence ATGAGAACCAGGAAATTTGATGAGATAAGACCCGTTGAAATTGTGCCAAATTTTCAGAAAAAACCATACGGCTCTGCACTCATAAGACAGGGGGATACCGTTGTTCTTTGCTCTGCACAGGTCATTGAGAGCGTACCCGATTGGTTAAAGGCCCAGAACTCAGGATGGCTCACAGCCGAATACTCCATGCTCCCTGGCTCCTCGGATACGCGAATATTTCGAGATAGGGGCCACGTTAATGGGCGCAGTAAAGAAATAGAGAGGATAATAGGAAGAACCCTCCGTGCAGCCGTTGACCTAACCAAACTCGGTCCAAGAACCATATGGATCGATTGCGATGTGATACAGGCAGATGGAGGTACAAGAACTGCAAGCATAACCTGTGGATTTGTTGCGCTCTCCCTGGCCGTGAGAAGGCTGATGATGGAGGGAAAGATCGCAGAAAATCCGATAATTCACAAGGTAGCTGCCATAAGCGCTGGTATTGTGGAAGGAAAGCCCATGCTGGACCTTGCCTACGAGGAGGATTCAAAGGCCGATGTGGATCTCAATGTGGCAATGAACGAGGATGGAAAATACATAGAAATTCAGGGCACATCTGAGAGAAGGGCACTCAGCAGAGATGAGCTAAACGTTCTTCTGGATCTGGCAGAGAAGGGCATAAAAGAACTATTCAAGAAGCAAGAGGAGGCCCTTAATGTGTAG